Proteins encoded within one genomic window of Equus przewalskii isolate Varuska chromosome 3, EquPr2, whole genome shotgun sequence:
- the HNRNPD gene encoding heterogeneous nuclear ribonucleoprotein D0 isoform X3, which produces MSEEQFGGDGAAAAATAAVGGSAGEQEGAMVAAAQGAAAAAGSGAGTGGGTAAGGTEGGSAESEGAKIDASKNEEDEGHSNSSPRHSEAATAQREEWKMFIGGLSWDTTKKDLKDYFSKFGEVVDCTLKLDPITGRSRGFGFVLFKESESVDKVMDQKEHKLNGKVIDPKRAKAMKTKEPVKKIFVGGLSPDTPEEKIREYFGGFGEVESIELPMDNKTNKRRGFCFITFKEEEPVKKIMEKKYHNVGLSKCEIKVAMSKEQYQQQQQWGSRGGFAGRARGRGGDQQSGYGKVSRRGGHQNSYKPY; this is translated from the exons ATGTCGGAGGAGCAGTTCGGCGGGgacggggcggcggcggcggcaacGGCGGCGGTAGGCGGCTCGGCGGGCGAGCAGGAGGGAGCCATGGTGGCGGCGGCGCAgggggcagcggcggcggcgggaagCGGAGCCGGGACCGGGGGCGGAACCGCGGCCGGAGGCACCGAAGGGGGCAGCGCCGAGTCGGAGGGGGCGAAGATCGACGCCAGTAAGAACGAGGAGGATGAAGG CCATTCAAACTCCTCCCCACGACACTCTGAAGCAGCGACGGCACAGCGGGAAGAAtg GAAAATGTTTATAGGAGGCCTTAGCTGGGACACTACAAAGAAAGATCTGAAGGACTACTTCTCCAAATTTGGTGAAGTTGTAGACTGCACTCTGAAGTTAGATCCTATCACAGGGCGATCAAGGGGTTTTGGCTTTGTGCTATTTAAAGAGTCGGAGAGTGTAGATAAG GTCATGGATCAGAAAGAACATAAATTGAATGGGAAGGTGATTGATCCTAAAAGGGCCAAAGCCATGAAAACAAAAGAgcctgttaaaaaaatttttgttggtGGCCTTTCTCCAGATACACCTGAAGAGAAAATAAGGGAGTACTTTGGTGGTTTTGGTGAG GTGGAATCCATAGAGCTCCCCATGGACAACAAGACCAATAAGAGGCGTGGATTCTGCTTTATTACTTTTAAGGAAGAGGAACCAGTGAAGAagataatggaaaagaaataccACAATGTTGGTCTTAGTAAA tgtgAAATAAAAGTAGCCATGTCGAAGGAACAGTATCAGCAGCAGCAACAGTGGGGATCTAGAGGAGGATTTGCAGGAAGAGCTCGTGGAAGAGGTGGTG accaGCAGAGTGGTTATGGGAAAGTATCCAGGCGAGGTGGTCATCAAAATAGCTACAAACCATACTAA
- the HNRNPD gene encoding heterogeneous nuclear ribonucleoprotein D0 isoform X1 — MSEEQFGGDGAAAAATAAVGGSAGEQEGAMVAAAQGAAAAAGSGAGTGGGTAAGGTEGGSAESEGAKIDASKNEEDEGHSNSSPRHSEAATAQREEWKMFIGGLSWDTTKKDLKDYFSKFGEVVDCTLKLDPITGRSRGFGFVLFKESESVDKVMDQKEHKLNGKVIDPKRAKAMKTKEPVKKIFVGGLSPDTPEEKIREYFGGFGEVESIELPMDNKTNKRRGFCFITFKEEEPVKKIMEKKYHNVGLSKCEIKVAMSKEQYQQQQQWGSRGGFAGRARGRGGGPSQNWNQGYSNYWNQGYGNYGYNSQGYGGYGGYDYTGYNNYYGYGDYSNQQSGYGKVSRRGGHQNSYKPY; from the exons ATGTCGGAGGAGCAGTTCGGCGGGgacggggcggcggcggcggcaacGGCGGCGGTAGGCGGCTCGGCGGGCGAGCAGGAGGGAGCCATGGTGGCGGCGGCGCAgggggcagcggcggcggcgggaagCGGAGCCGGGACCGGGGGCGGAACCGCGGCCGGAGGCACCGAAGGGGGCAGCGCCGAGTCGGAGGGGGCGAAGATCGACGCCAGTAAGAACGAGGAGGATGAAGG CCATTCAAACTCCTCCCCACGACACTCTGAAGCAGCGACGGCACAGCGGGAAGAAtg GAAAATGTTTATAGGAGGCCTTAGCTGGGACACTACAAAGAAAGATCTGAAGGACTACTTCTCCAAATTTGGTGAAGTTGTAGACTGCACTCTGAAGTTAGATCCTATCACAGGGCGATCAAGGGGTTTTGGCTTTGTGCTATTTAAAGAGTCGGAGAGTGTAGATAAG GTCATGGATCAGAAAGAACATAAATTGAATGGGAAGGTGATTGATCCTAAAAGGGCCAAAGCCATGAAAACAAAAGAgcctgttaaaaaaatttttgttggtGGCCTTTCTCCAGATACACCTGAAGAGAAAATAAGGGAGTACTTTGGTGGTTTTGGTGAG GTGGAATCCATAGAGCTCCCCATGGACAACAAGACCAATAAGAGGCGTGGATTCTGCTTTATTACTTTTAAGGAAGAGGAACCAGTGAAGAagataatggaaaagaaataccACAATGTTGGTCTTAGTAAA tgtgAAATAAAAGTAGCCATGTCGAAGGAACAGTATCAGCAGCAGCAACAGTGGGGATCTAGAGGAGGATTTGCAGGAAGAGCTCGTGGAAGAGGTGGTG GCCCCAGTCAAAACTGGAACCAGGGATATAGTAACTATTGGAATCAAGGCTATGGCAACTATGGATATAACAGCCAAGGTTACGGTGGTTATGGAGGATATGACTACACTGGTTACAACAACTACTATGGATATGGTGATTATAGCA accaGCAGAGTGGTTATGGGAAAGTATCCAGGCGAGGTGGTCATCAAAATAGCTACAAACCATACTAA
- the HNRNPD gene encoding heterogeneous nuclear ribonucleoprotein D0 isoform X2 has protein sequence MSEEQFGGDGAAAAATAAVGGSAGEQEGAMVAAAQGAAAAAGSGAGTGGGTAAGGTEGGSAESEGAKIDASKNEEDEGKMFIGGLSWDTTKKDLKDYFSKFGEVVDCTLKLDPITGRSRGFGFVLFKESESVDKVMDQKEHKLNGKVIDPKRAKAMKTKEPVKKIFVGGLSPDTPEEKIREYFGGFGEVESIELPMDNKTNKRRGFCFITFKEEEPVKKIMEKKYHNVGLSKCEIKVAMSKEQYQQQQQWGSRGGFAGRARGRGGGPSQNWNQGYSNYWNQGYGNYGYNSQGYGGYGGYDYTGYNNYYGYGDYSNQQSGYGKVSRRGGHQNSYKPY, from the exons ATGTCGGAGGAGCAGTTCGGCGGGgacggggcggcggcggcggcaacGGCGGCGGTAGGCGGCTCGGCGGGCGAGCAGGAGGGAGCCATGGTGGCGGCGGCGCAgggggcagcggcggcggcgggaagCGGAGCCGGGACCGGGGGCGGAACCGCGGCCGGAGGCACCGAAGGGGGCAGCGCCGAGTCGGAGGGGGCGAAGATCGACGCCAGTAAGAACGAGGAGGATGAAGG GAAAATGTTTATAGGAGGCCTTAGCTGGGACACTACAAAGAAAGATCTGAAGGACTACTTCTCCAAATTTGGTGAAGTTGTAGACTGCACTCTGAAGTTAGATCCTATCACAGGGCGATCAAGGGGTTTTGGCTTTGTGCTATTTAAAGAGTCGGAGAGTGTAGATAAG GTCATGGATCAGAAAGAACATAAATTGAATGGGAAGGTGATTGATCCTAAAAGGGCCAAAGCCATGAAAACAAAAGAgcctgttaaaaaaatttttgttggtGGCCTTTCTCCAGATACACCTGAAGAGAAAATAAGGGAGTACTTTGGTGGTTTTGGTGAG GTGGAATCCATAGAGCTCCCCATGGACAACAAGACCAATAAGAGGCGTGGATTCTGCTTTATTACTTTTAAGGAAGAGGAACCAGTGAAGAagataatggaaaagaaataccACAATGTTGGTCTTAGTAAA tgtgAAATAAAAGTAGCCATGTCGAAGGAACAGTATCAGCAGCAGCAACAGTGGGGATCTAGAGGAGGATTTGCAGGAAGAGCTCGTGGAAGAGGTGGTG GCCCCAGTCAAAACTGGAACCAGGGATATAGTAACTATTGGAATCAAGGCTATGGCAACTATGGATATAACAGCCAAGGTTACGGTGGTTATGGAGGATATGACTACACTGGTTACAACAACTACTATGGATATGGTGATTATAGCA accaGCAGAGTGGTTATGGGAAAGTATCCAGGCGAGGTGGTCATCAAAATAGCTACAAACCATACTAA
- the HNRNPD gene encoding heterogeneous nuclear ribonucleoprotein D0 isoform X4: MSEEQFGGDGAAAAATAAVGGSAGEQEGAMVAAAQGAAAAAGSGAGTGGGTAAGGTEGGSAESEGAKIDASKNEEDEGKMFIGGLSWDTTKKDLKDYFSKFGEVVDCTLKLDPITGRSRGFGFVLFKESESVDKVMDQKEHKLNGKVIDPKRAKAMKTKEPVKKIFVGGLSPDTPEEKIREYFGGFGEVESIELPMDNKTNKRRGFCFITFKEEEPVKKIMEKKYHNVGLSKCEIKVAMSKEQYQQQQQWGSRGGFAGRARGRGGDQQSGYGKVSRRGGHQNSYKPY; the protein is encoded by the exons ATGTCGGAGGAGCAGTTCGGCGGGgacggggcggcggcggcggcaacGGCGGCGGTAGGCGGCTCGGCGGGCGAGCAGGAGGGAGCCATGGTGGCGGCGGCGCAgggggcagcggcggcggcgggaagCGGAGCCGGGACCGGGGGCGGAACCGCGGCCGGAGGCACCGAAGGGGGCAGCGCCGAGTCGGAGGGGGCGAAGATCGACGCCAGTAAGAACGAGGAGGATGAAGG GAAAATGTTTATAGGAGGCCTTAGCTGGGACACTACAAAGAAAGATCTGAAGGACTACTTCTCCAAATTTGGTGAAGTTGTAGACTGCACTCTGAAGTTAGATCCTATCACAGGGCGATCAAGGGGTTTTGGCTTTGTGCTATTTAAAGAGTCGGAGAGTGTAGATAAG GTCATGGATCAGAAAGAACATAAATTGAATGGGAAGGTGATTGATCCTAAAAGGGCCAAAGCCATGAAAACAAAAGAgcctgttaaaaaaatttttgttggtGGCCTTTCTCCAGATACACCTGAAGAGAAAATAAGGGAGTACTTTGGTGGTTTTGGTGAG GTGGAATCCATAGAGCTCCCCATGGACAACAAGACCAATAAGAGGCGTGGATTCTGCTTTATTACTTTTAAGGAAGAGGAACCAGTGAAGAagataatggaaaagaaataccACAATGTTGGTCTTAGTAAA tgtgAAATAAAAGTAGCCATGTCGAAGGAACAGTATCAGCAGCAGCAACAGTGGGGATCTAGAGGAGGATTTGCAGGAAGAGCTCGTGGAAGAGGTGGTG accaGCAGAGTGGTTATGGGAAAGTATCCAGGCGAGGTGGTCATCAAAATAGCTACAAACCATACTAA